The window AGCAAAAGGCTTATACCAAACTAAATTTTCATATTGTAGCGCCAAGTAAATGGATGGCAGGCTCAATAAAATTTAGTAGTTTGCTGGGTACTAGAAAAGCAAGTGTGATTCCTAATACAATTGAAACTAAAATTTTTAAGCCATATGTAAAGGCTGAGGCAAAGAAAATTTTAAAGATTAATCCTGATAAATTCGTGTTAATGAGTGGTTTTATGCCATCAAAAAACGATAAACATAAAGGCACACCTTACCTAATTGAAGCTTTAGAAATTCTTTCCCGCCGACCGGGAATAAAGAAAGAAAATATCGAACTGGTCATTTTTGGCAATAAAGAAAGTGCTGAAATGCCAACTTTTCCTTTTAAAACCACATTTTTAGGCACCATAAATAAAGATGATCACCTAGCAAAATGTTATTCAGCAGCTGATGCTTTTATCACGCCATCTTTAGAAGATAATTTGCCGAATACCGTAATGGAAAGTTTGGCTTGCGCTACACCAGTTATTGCTTTTACTACAGGCGGTATTCCTGACATGGTGAAACATTTAGAAAACGGCTATTTGGCAGAATATAAAAACGCCGAAGATTTAGCCAATGGAATTGAGTGGCTTTATTTGCATGAAAACAAAGAAGATGTTCAAAAAGCTGCAAGACTAAGTATTTTAACTAATTTTTCTGAAGATATTATTGCGGCCGAACATATCCATCTTTATGAAACTTTGATTAATTTGCATCCAAAGTAGCCATATATGGAAGTTTCTAAAACCAATGTTGAAAGTATTATAGCATTGAAATCTGCTATTTTGCAAAGCCGTTATCGTGCTGCAACTTTGGTTAACAAGGAACTTTTAATGCTTTATTTCGCCGTTGGAAAATTTATTTCCATAAAGGTTAAAGAAGAAAAATGGGGCGCAAAGGTTTTAGATAATCTCTCTACTGATTTGCAAATTGAACTACCTGGATTAAGAGGCTTTTCTGCGACAAATATGAAACGGATGCGCTTCTTTTTTGAATCTTGGGAAACATATATCGCAATTAGTCCGTCACTGACGGTCCAATTACAAGCCGTTGATTTACAGGAAATTATATTTAGTCCGTCAGTAACGGTCCAATTAGAAAAAAGCTTTAACAATGTTAGTTTTACCCATCATATAGAGATCCTTCAAAGAGCAAAATCTATAGATGAAAAAGTATTCTATATTCAAAAAACGGCATCAGAATTTTGGAGTTTGAGCACTTTAAAAAACCACCTTAACAACCAAACGTTTCAAAAAACTGGCAGCTTACCTAATAACTTTTTAAAAACGATATCTAATGATGATATCAGGCAGAAAGCACTTCAATCTTTTAAAGATGAATATTTGCTCGATTTTATCAATATAGAAGATGTAGATGATACGAATGAGCGAGTACTTGAAAGCGAAATTGTTCAAAATATAAAGAAATTTTTAATGTCTTTAGGTTCTGATTTCGCCTTTATTGGAAATCAATACAGATTAATTATAGAGGAAGAAGAATATTTTATAGATCTCCTATTCTTTAATCGAAAGCTACAATGCTTAGTTGCTTTTGAACTCAAAACAGGTAAATTTAAGCCTGAATACATGGGTAAAATGAATTTTTATTTATCAGCGTTGGATGAGTTAATAAAACAGCCACATGAGCAACCTTCGATAGGAATTATTCTCTGCAAGGAAAAAAAGAACAAGATTGTAGAATTTTCATTTCGAGATTTCAATAAGGCCATGGGCGTATCGACCTATAAAACAACAACAAGCCTTCCTGCTGCTTTTGAGGGCTTATTACCAAATGCTGAAACATTAAAAAAACTAATGGATTAATTATGCCAAAGCTCTCCGTAATCACCATTGTTTATAATAACGTTCGGGATATTGAGCGAACGATAAAATCTGTTGTTAATCAATCTTATAAAAAAATTGAATACATTATAATTGATGGCAAATCTACCGATGGAACGTTTGAGGTTGTTCAGCAGTACAAAAACCATATTACAAAAATCATTTCCGAGCCTGATAGAGGTATTTACGATGCCATGAATAAAGGCTTAAAACTTGCTACTGGAGATTACATTTTATTCATGAATTCTGGAGATGAAATTTATGATGAGCATACGGTTGAAGAAGTATTTGAAACTTCGCCAGGGGCTGATATCTATTATGGTGAAACAGAAATGTATAGCGATGATTGGAAAAGTTTAGGTCGCAGAAGGCATGAAGCTCCTGAAGAGTTCGACTGGA is drawn from Pedobacter mucosus and contains these coding sequences:
- a CDS encoding glycosyltransferase family 2 protein, coding for MPKLSVITIVYNNVRDIERTIKSVVNQSYKKIEYIIIDGKSTDGTFEVVQQYKNHITKIISEPDRGIYDAMNKGLKLATGDYILFMNSGDEIYDEHTVEEVFETSPGADIYYGETEMYSDDWKSLGRRRHEAPEEFDWTSFKYGMNISHQAIYVRKNIISPFNLNYKYSSDIDWIIKAAKKASNIVNTHRYVAKYLIGGMSKKKHLASLKERFTIFTKYYGLLPNIFNHFVIAVNIIFYFMRHRKTND
- a CDS encoding glycosyltransferase family 4 protein, which codes for MKVIHLNTYDGNGGAGRACLRLSDALKANGIDSKVLVYYKFGQNFKIDTFSKTPLQKAKAVYNILAERYYSKWLSKSVKTPFSLQWFGRSIINHPEVKNADVVHLHWINHGFLTPKFLAELDELDKPIVWTFHDSNAFTGGCHVRYGCENFHQQCGNCPILKFNGPNDISHKTWLRKQKAYTKLNFHIVAPSKWMAGSIKFSSLLGTRKASVIPNTIETKIFKPYVKAEAKKILKINPDKFVLMSGFMPSKNDKHKGTPYLIEALEILSRRPGIKKENIELVIFGNKESAEMPTFPFKTTFLGTINKDDHLAKCYSAADAFITPSLEDNLPNTVMESLACATPVIAFTTGGIPDMVKHLENGYLAEYKNAEDLANGIEWLYLHENKEDVQKAARLSILTNFSEDIIAAEHIHLYETLINLHPK
- a CDS encoding PDDEXK nuclease domain-containing protein, which encodes MEVSKTNVESIIALKSAILQSRYRAATLVNKELLMLYFAVGKFISIKVKEEKWGAKVLDNLSTDLQIELPGLRGFSATNMKRMRFFFESWETYIAISPSLTVQLQAVDLQEIIFSPSVTVQLEKSFNNVSFTHHIEILQRAKSIDEKVFYIQKTASEFWSLSTLKNHLNNQTFQKTGSLPNNFLKTISNDDIRQKALQSFKDEYLLDFINIEDVDDTNERVLESEIVQNIKKFLMSLGSDFAFIGNQYRLIIEEEEYFIDLLFFNRKLQCLVAFELKTGKFKPEYMGKMNFYLSALDELIKQPHEQPSIGIILCKEKKNKIVEFSFRDFNKAMGVSTYKTTTSLPAAFEGLLPNAETLKKLMD